In Carya illinoinensis cultivar Pawnee chromosome 7, C.illinoinensisPawnee_v1, whole genome shotgun sequence, the following are encoded in one genomic region:
- the LOC122316542 gene encoding probable protein phosphatase 2C 60 isoform X1 has translation MLSRLMNYLRACWRPSSDRYAHTDSEAAGRQDGLLWYKDTGQHMSGEFSMAVIQANNLLEDQSQIESGPLSLLESGPCGTFIGIYDGHGGPETSRFINDHLFQHLKTGFTSEQQSMSVDVIRKAYQATEEGFLSLVTKQWPMKPQIAAVGSCCLVGVICGGTLYIANVGDSRAVLGRLVKSTGEVLAIQLSSEHNVAIESVRKEMFSAHPDDSKIVVLKHNVWRVKGLIQVSRSIGDVYLKKAEFNREPLYAKFRLREPFKRPILNSEPSISVHELQSHDQFLIFASDGLWEHLSNQDAVDIVQNHPHSGCARRLVKAALQEAAKKREMRYSDLKKIDRGVRRHFHDDITVIVVFLDSNLVSRSSSAKGPTLSVRGGGVNLPAKTLVPCATPTEANTT, from the exons ATGTTATCAAGGTTGATGAACTACCTGAGGGCCTGCTGGCGGCCGTCCTCGGACCGTTATGCCCACACAGACTCAGAGGCAGCAGGCCGACAAGATGGCTTACTTTGGTACAAAGATACTGGTCAGCACATGAGTGGTGAATTCTCGATGGCAGTTATCCAGGCCAACAATTTGCTTGAGGATCAGAGCCAGATTGAGTCTGGTCCCTTGAGCTTGCTTGAGTCTGGCCCATGTGGCACTTTTATTGGAATATATGATGGTCATGGCGGGCCTGAGACATCACGTTTCATTAATGATCATCTATTCCAGCATCTAAAGA CAGGGTTCACCTCAGAGCAACAATCCATGTCAGTCGATGTGATACGAAAAGCTTATCAAGCAACAGAAGAGGGATTTCTGTCTCTTGTTACCAAACAGTGGCCTATGAAACCCCAAATTGCAGCTGTTGGGTCTTGCTGCCTGGTTGGTGTAATATGCGGTGGCACCCTCTACATTGCCAACGTTGGTGATTCACGTGCAGTGCTGGGGAGGCTTGTCAAGTCAACTGGGGAGGTCCTTGCCATCCAGCTGTCATCAGAGCATAACGTGGCAATTGAATCTGTGAGAAAGGAGATGTTCTCTGCCCACCCAGATGACTCAAAAATTGTGGTTTTAAAGCATAATGTTTGGCGTGTTAAGGGCTTGATACAG GTATCTAGATCTATTGGTGATGTCTACCTGAAAAAGGCTGAATTTAATAGGGAGCCTTTGTATGCTAAGTTTCGCCTTCGTGAACCTTTTAAGAGGCCAATTTTAAACTCTGAACCATCAATTTCTGTGCATGAACTTCAATCTCACGATCAGTTTCTTATCTTTGCTTCTGATGGGCTGTGGGAGCACCTTAGCAACCAGGATGCAGTTGATATTGTTCAGAACCACCCACACAGT GGATGTGCCCGGAGGCTTGTGAAAGCTGCCTTGCAGGAAGCAGCTAAGAAAAGAGAAATGCGGTACTCAGATCTGAAGAAAATTGACCGAGGTGTCCGGCGACATTTCCACGATGACATCACAGTCATAGTTGTTTTTCTTGATTCAAATCTTGTGAGCCGATCGAGTTCGGCAAAAGGCCCTACTTTGTCCGTGAGAGGAGGTGGTGTTAATCTACCTGCAAAAACTCTAGTCCCCTGTGCCACACCCACGGAAGCTAACACTACCTAA
- the LOC122316542 gene encoding probable protein phosphatase 2C 60 isoform X2 yields MLSRLMNYLRACWRPSSDRYAHTDSEAAGRQDGLLWYKDTGQHMSGEFSMAVIQANNLLEDQSQIESGPLSLLESGPCGTFIGIYDGHGGPETSRFINDHLFQHLKRFTSEQQSMSVDVIRKAYQATEEGFLSLVTKQWPMKPQIAAVGSCCLVGVICGGTLYIANVGDSRAVLGRLVKSTGEVLAIQLSSEHNVAIESVRKEMFSAHPDDSKIVVLKHNVWRVKGLIQVSRSIGDVYLKKAEFNREPLYAKFRLREPFKRPILNSEPSISVHELQSHDQFLIFASDGLWEHLSNQDAVDIVQNHPHSGCARRLVKAALQEAAKKREMRYSDLKKIDRGVRRHFHDDITVIVVFLDSNLVSRSSSAKGPTLSVRGGGVNLPAKTLVPCATPTEANTT; encoded by the exons ATGTTATCAAGGTTGATGAACTACCTGAGGGCCTGCTGGCGGCCGTCCTCGGACCGTTATGCCCACACAGACTCAGAGGCAGCAGGCCGACAAGATGGCTTACTTTGGTACAAAGATACTGGTCAGCACATGAGTGGTGAATTCTCGATGGCAGTTATCCAGGCCAACAATTTGCTTGAGGATCAGAGCCAGATTGAGTCTGGTCCCTTGAGCTTGCTTGAGTCTGGCCCATGTGGCACTTTTATTGGAATATATGATGGTCATGGCGGGCCTGAGACATCACGTTTCATTAATGATCATCTATTCCAGCATCTAAAGA GGTTCACCTCAGAGCAACAATCCATGTCAGTCGATGTGATACGAAAAGCTTATCAAGCAACAGAAGAGGGATTTCTGTCTCTTGTTACCAAACAGTGGCCTATGAAACCCCAAATTGCAGCTGTTGGGTCTTGCTGCCTGGTTGGTGTAATATGCGGTGGCACCCTCTACATTGCCAACGTTGGTGATTCACGTGCAGTGCTGGGGAGGCTTGTCAAGTCAACTGGGGAGGTCCTTGCCATCCAGCTGTCATCAGAGCATAACGTGGCAATTGAATCTGTGAGAAAGGAGATGTTCTCTGCCCACCCAGATGACTCAAAAATTGTGGTTTTAAAGCATAATGTTTGGCGTGTTAAGGGCTTGATACAG GTATCTAGATCTATTGGTGATGTCTACCTGAAAAAGGCTGAATTTAATAGGGAGCCTTTGTATGCTAAGTTTCGCCTTCGTGAACCTTTTAAGAGGCCAATTTTAAACTCTGAACCATCAATTTCTGTGCATGAACTTCAATCTCACGATCAGTTTCTTATCTTTGCTTCTGATGGGCTGTGGGAGCACCTTAGCAACCAGGATGCAGTTGATATTGTTCAGAACCACCCACACAGT GGATGTGCCCGGAGGCTTGTGAAAGCTGCCTTGCAGGAAGCAGCTAAGAAAAGAGAAATGCGGTACTCAGATCTGAAGAAAATTGACCGAGGTGTCCGGCGACATTTCCACGATGACATCACAGTCATAGTTGTTTTTCTTGATTCAAATCTTGTGAGCCGATCGAGTTCGGCAAAAGGCCCTACTTTGTCCGTGAGAGGAGGTGGTGTTAATCTACCTGCAAAAACTCTAGTCCCCTGTGCCACACCCACGGAAGCTAACACTACCTAA